Proteins encoded within one genomic window of Phototrophicus methaneseepsis:
- a CDS encoding chemotaxis protein CheW, producing the protein MTDKNRSRQQSKINQAKVNWDDLLVALEWDSAERRQADTLTRLSLRAAQYAEPTRHDAQNQLNTQTCLTFTLAKERYAIDIAYVRGVQTTGRITRVPGAPDFYPGVVNMRGRIITVFDLRQFFGLEVDEEMPPEMIQMEVNQLHLGLLADHVEGVILVPNDTIEPLDILYAHGITREKLVVLDMEKLAGDERLIVNGVIRNGMEDAG; encoded by the coding sequence ATGACAGATAAGAACAGAAGTCGACAGCAGTCAAAAATCAACCAGGCGAAAGTCAACTGGGATGATCTCCTGGTCGCGCTGGAATGGGACAGTGCTGAACGTCGTCAGGCAGATACCCTGACGCGGCTCAGCTTAAGGGCGGCACAATATGCTGAGCCCACTCGTCATGATGCGCAGAATCAACTGAATACCCAGACGTGCCTGACGTTTACCCTGGCTAAAGAGCGTTATGCCATCGACATCGCTTATGTGCGCGGCGTGCAAACCACAGGCCGCATCACACGCGTACCGGGAGCGCCGGATTTTTACCCCGGCGTCGTTAATATGCGTGGGCGCATCATCACCGTGTTTGACCTGCGACAGTTCTTTGGCCTAGAAGTTGACGAAGAGATGCCACCAGAAATGATCCAGATGGAAGTGAACCAACTCCATCTGGGGTTACTGGCTGATCACGTAGAAGGGGTCATCCTGGTGCCGAACGACACCATTGAACCTCTCGATATTTTATATGCGCATGGCATCACCAGGGAAAAACTGGTCGTGCTGGATATGGAAAAACTTGCAGGCGATGAACGCCTTATCGTCAATGGAGTAATCCGCAATGGAATGGAAGATGCTGGATGA
- the pdxS gene encoding pyridoxal 5'-phosphate synthase lyase subunit PdxS, producing MNAANGNGSQTGTENVKRGLAQMLKGGVIMDVVTPDQAKIAEEAGAVAVMALERVPADIRAQGGVARMSDPDMIEGIIEAVSIPVMAKARIGHFVEAQILQQLGVDYVDESEVLTPADEEHHIDKKQFKVPFVCGARNLGEALRRINEGAAMIRTKGEAGTGDVVEAVRHARQVMGQIRQISSMSEDELYTYAKDIQAPYHLVKETAELGRLPVVNFAAGGVATPADAALMMQLGVDGVFVGSGIFKSGNPAKRAKAIVEAVTHFNDASILVSVSRNLGEPMVGINVSTMPEVDKIAGRGW from the coding sequence ATGAATGCAGCGAATGGTAACGGCTCCCAAACAGGGACCGAAAATGTGAAGCGCGGCCTTGCGCAAATGCTCAAGGGCGGCGTGATTATGGATGTGGTGACGCCAGATCAAGCCAAAATTGCGGAAGAAGCAGGCGCAGTGGCTGTTATGGCTCTGGAACGCGTTCCGGCGGATATTCGTGCGCAGGGTGGTGTGGCTCGCATGAGTGACCCGGATATGATTGAAGGCATTATCGAAGCCGTCAGCATCCCGGTGATGGCGAAAGCTCGCATCGGCCACTTCGTAGAAGCTCAAATTCTGCAACAGTTGGGTGTCGATTATGTTGACGAGAGCGAAGTGCTCACCCCGGCTGATGAAGAACATCACATCGACAAGAAGCAGTTTAAGGTGCCGTTCGTGTGTGGTGCCCGGAACCTGGGCGAAGCGTTGCGCCGCATTAATGAAGGCGCTGCAATGATTCGTACCAAGGGCGAAGCGGGTACAGGTGATGTTGTCGAAGCTGTGCGCCATGCTCGCCAGGTCATGGGCCAGATTCGCCAGATTAGCAGCATGAGCGAAGATGAACTCTATACTTATGCCAAGGACATTCAGGCGCCTTATCATCTCGTCAAAGAAACCGCCGAACTGGGCCGCTTGCCTGTGGTGAACTTTGCTGCGGGTGGTGTGGCAACCCCGGCGGATGCTGCTTTGATGATGCAGCTTGGCGTTGATGGCGTTTTCGTCGGCAGCGGTATCTTCAAGAGTGGCAACCCGGCCAAGCGTGCCAAGGCCATTGTCGAAGCCGTGACTCACTTTAACGATGCGTCGATCCTGGTAAGCGTTAGCCGCAACCTGGGCGAACCTATGGTTGGCATCAACGTGAGCACCATGCCGGAAGTCGACAAAATCGCTGGCCGCGGCTGGTAA
- a CDS encoding LacI family DNA-binding transcriptional regulator encodes MKRPTQADVAQLAGVSVATVSYVLNDPTGQKVPISPETRQRVQNAIAELGYIPNLRAQSLRSGSTRTIGVLLPIDQNSYFWQILMGISNEAESHDFSVLLLPDSGLQPAPQTKHRLIQALAQQRVDGIILMLNSIALPASIVDQLHKSSEPIVQITSYESEFDYVFGTYDDGTEELMHHLLQLGHRRIGFIHGVVESSLGSDRLQVYEQIVAEANLPYDQDYIQRCGPTSEDAYHATLNLLRRPDRPTALLVINDLLAIAAMRAAADLGLRIPDDVSIAGFDGVPSSNYSIPRLTTVSSNPTEQGRLAMRLMLKRLENPELPQQIIKPGAKLIIQESTGPVPYT; translated from the coding sequence ATGAAACGACCTACTCAGGCGGATGTGGCGCAGCTAGCTGGTGTATCGGTCGCCACGGTTTCTTATGTCCTAAACGATCCCACAGGACAGAAAGTCCCCATTTCGCCTGAAACACGCCAGCGCGTTCAAAACGCAATAGCTGAATTAGGGTATATACCTAATTTACGTGCTCAGTCGCTCCGTAGTGGCAGTACGAGAACAATAGGTGTCCTCTTGCCTATTGATCAAAATTCTTACTTTTGGCAAATTCTCATGGGAATCTCGAACGAAGCGGAATCCCATGATTTCAGCGTTTTACTGCTTCCTGATTCTGGCCTACAGCCCGCTCCACAGACAAAACATCGCTTAATACAAGCTCTCGCTCAACAACGTGTCGATGGCATCATCTTGATGTTGAATAGTATCGCCTTGCCAGCCTCAATCGTTGACCAACTGCACAAGTCAAGCGAACCCATTGTACAGATAACGAGCTATGAATCTGAGTTTGATTATGTTTTCGGTACCTACGATGATGGCACAGAAGAATTGATGCATCATCTGTTACAGCTCGGACACCGGCGTATTGGCTTTATTCATGGTGTTGTCGAAAGCTCGCTGGGTAGTGATCGTTTACAGGTATATGAGCAAATCGTGGCCGAGGCCAATCTGCCATATGACCAGGATTACATTCAGAGATGCGGTCCAACTTCGGAGGATGCTTACCATGCAACTCTGAATCTACTGCGCCGTCCTGACCGTCCTACAGCCTTGCTTGTTATTAATGATTTACTCGCAATTGCGGCCATGCGTGCTGCCGCTGATCTCGGATTAAGAATCCCGGATGATGTTTCCATTGCCGGTTTTGATGGGGTTCCAAGTTCAAATTACAGTATTCCACGCCTGACAACGGTATCGAGCAATCCGACAGAACAGGGGAGGCTTGCGATGCGGCTCATGCTTAAAAGACTGGAAAATCCTGAACTCCCCCAACAAATCATCAAACCGGGGGCAAAGCTCATTATTCAAGAATCTACCGGCCCCGTTCCATATACATAA
- a CDS encoding ABC transporter substrate-binding protein codes for MSKKLIGFFLLLLILVPSIVSVAQEPQGLPVDLPREELFIVDQIFRYGVPGNYNIWTSAGVTPHRHSMMNETLWYRDQETGERINGLAASDPVYNEDYTQMSVDLRENLTWSDGVPFTADDVVYTVETLMATPELGQSGWNTSFNTFVASVEKTGDYSVQFNLNEPNSRFHTLFETVWNGVYIMPKHIFETVDDMATFTFENPVVLGTYIPIDYDPNGFWELYERREDWQNSPAGVITENAGPRYILTIFYGDSARKAIAMSRGELDVYFDADFEAFQTTLETTPTARSWYAEFPWAYPNENNTRQFTFNYEGQPLFQDVRVRWALALSLNIVELQTEYIGGVAKVTALPIPPTQALQPLFHDPLEEWLVNLQIDLGDGTMYNPYDPTIPDQIAAWAEEQGYTVPGTPREVFGTGWWKYDTEAAATLLESAGFTRADNGDWMTPDGEPFTLEIQSPPDENDAFRMANAATDMWSDFGIDVTLSGLERNAWDQNGQVGQFEIDTPWMTATNVDGDAWPQLRGWHPEFYIPVGQNVLEGGGVQYIQRMRLQDPQWGEYIDAMIPLEPGSEESLVAEREFFQYITENMQMITTISFKKFVTWDERYWTGFPTAENPSYMPLYWFHGGKFAIQSLMPAA; via the coding sequence ATGTCGAAAAAATTAATTGGTTTTTTCCTACTTCTGTTGATCCTCGTACCGTCTATTGTATCGGTAGCGCAGGAACCGCAAGGCTTGCCCGTCGACCTACCACGTGAAGAACTGTTCATAGTTGACCAGATTTTCCGTTATGGCGTCCCCGGTAACTATAACATCTGGACCTCTGCGGGTGTGACACCCCATCGGCACAGCATGATGAACGAAACCCTCTGGTACAGAGATCAGGAAACTGGCGAACGCATCAACGGTCTTGCTGCCTCTGACCCCGTGTATAACGAAGATTACACTCAGATGTCCGTTGATCTGAGGGAAAATCTCACCTGGAGTGATGGTGTTCCTTTCACGGCAGATGATGTCGTCTACACAGTGGAAACCTTGATGGCGACCCCCGAACTCGGGCAAAGTGGTTGGAATACGAGCTTCAATACTTTTGTGGCATCTGTAGAAAAAACAGGTGATTACAGTGTTCAGTTCAATTTGAATGAGCCGAACTCCCGCTTCCATACCCTGTTTGAGACTGTATGGAATGGTGTGTATATCATGCCAAAACATATCTTCGAAACTGTGGATGATATGGCAACGTTCACATTTGAGAACCCTGTTGTGCTGGGCACCTATATTCCGATTGATTATGATCCCAATGGTTTTTGGGAGCTCTATGAACGTCGTGAAGACTGGCAGAATTCGCCTGCTGGTGTCATCACAGAGAATGCGGGTCCCAGATATATACTAACCATTTTCTACGGTGATAGTGCTCGTAAAGCAATCGCAATGTCTCGTGGCGAATTGGATGTGTACTTCGATGCTGATTTCGAAGCCTTCCAAACAACCCTGGAGACGACACCGACTGCTCGTTCATGGTACGCCGAATTCCCGTGGGCATATCCGAATGAGAACAATACCCGTCAATTTACGTTCAACTATGAAGGACAACCGCTGTTCCAGGATGTGCGGGTACGCTGGGCGCTGGCACTGTCGCTGAATATCGTTGAACTGCAAACTGAGTACATTGGTGGTGTTGCAAAGGTTACGGCACTGCCAATTCCTCCGACACAGGCTCTACAACCCCTGTTCCATGATCCTCTGGAAGAATGGCTGGTAAATCTCCAGATCGACCTGGGTGATGGCACAATGTACAACCCATATGACCCAACAATTCCGGACCAGATTGCAGCATGGGCAGAAGAGCAGGGCTATACCGTTCCGGGAACGCCTCGTGAAGTTTTTGGTACTGGCTGGTGGAAATACGATACAGAAGCTGCCGCAACATTGCTGGAAAGTGCTGGTTTCACGCGGGCAGATAATGGCGACTGGATGACACCGGATGGTGAACCTTTCACATTAGAAATACAATCCCCGCCGGATGAAAACGATGCTTTCCGCATGGCAAATGCCGCCACAGATATGTGGTCAGATTTCGGTATTGATGTGACACTTTCCGGACTGGAACGCAATGCATGGGATCAGAATGGTCAGGTTGGGCAATTCGAAATCGACACACCATGGATGACCGCGACAAACGTAGATGGTGATGCATGGCCTCAGCTTCGTGGCTGGCATCCAGAATTCTATATACCTGTCGGTCAAAACGTCCTGGAAGGTGGTGGTGTTCAATACATCCAACGTATGCGTTTGCAGGATCCTCAATGGGGTGAATACATTGATGCTATGATACCGCTTGAACCGGGATCAGAAGAAAGTCTTGTTGCTGAAAGAGAATTCTTCCAATACATCACGGAAAATATGCAAATGATCACAACCATCAGCTTCAAGAAGTTTGTCACATGGGATGAACGGTACTGGACTGGTTTCCCGACTGCAGAAAATCCAAGCTACATGCCTCTGTACTGGTTCCACGGCGGGAAGTTTGCGATCCAGAGTTTGATGCCTGCCGCTTAG